In Candidatus Sulfurimonas marisnigri, a single genomic region encodes these proteins:
- a CDS encoding response regulator yields the protein MNILIAEDAKETREVLKNIIIYAIDNSVTIIEADNGAEALEIINNYPIDILLTDIMMPKMDGFELIKQVKDNKSLKHIFIASITGLSGEEQVKKVFSCGADYYIPKPIQQEDIIARLKLIYKLVQKDKPAPELIRDTFNPFNVPVMTNYYTIFTILQEEDLYQIIHHLAVLYPEANKLMLKDFISILLKSYESLNDEFDGAFEIMLETSYDAVYLSCTNLSFIEVLRKNEDSIPQSYEVKYMSNSITIKIPTKGSSNEDINS from the coding sequence ATGAATATCTTAATCGCTGAAGATGCTAAAGAGACCAGAGAAGTATTAAAGAATATTATTATATATGCCATAGACAATAGTGTAACAATAATTGAAGCTGATAATGGTGCAGAGGCATTAGAGATTATTAATAATTATCCAATAGATATTTTATTGACAGATATTATGATGCCGAAGATGGATGGCTTTGAACTAATTAAACAAGTTAAAGACAATAAGTCATTAAAGCATATATTTATTGCTTCTATCACTGGTCTGAGTGGAGAAGAACAAGTTAAAAAAGTCTTCTCTTGCGGGGCTGACTACTATATACCTAAACCAATCCAGCAAGAAGATATAATAGCTAGACTAAAGCTAATATATAAACTTGTTCAAAAAGACAAACCTGCCCCCGAATTGATAAGAGACACCTTTAACCCTTTTAATGTACCAGTTATGACAAACTACTATACAATTTTTACAATTTTGCAAGAAGAAGATTTATATCAAATCATTCACCACTTGGCAGTTCTTTACCCTGAGGCTAATAAACTTATGCTCAAAGATTTTATTTCAATTCTTCTAAAAAGCTATGAATCACTTAACGATGAATTTGATGGAGCTTTTGAAATAATGCTTGAGACATCATACGATGCGGTATATTTAAGCTGTACAAACCTTAGTTTTATTGAAGTTTTAAGAAAAAATGAAGATTCAATACCACAATCTTATGAGGTAAAGTATATGTCTAATAGCATAACGATAAAAATACCAACAAAAGGGAGTTCTAATGAAGATATTAATAGTTGA
- a CDS encoding response regulator transcription factor, protein MTINQIELLEKVIFIQSCVIEGRDIKAVLRKETSIFKKKSGAEVIAFCLENGKYVNIELVLEESKKFLSLIRKYKLRSKDMILNKFIEQCSLKFGSSREYIKIESIYEIFESTLSKSKSYEFEKEMNFKEARIFPLRNRIGKKVGFVIYFFCNDSIMIYENLPDVTKAFETLIRPFYDSKVRTLHSKCIQADKQMDLLTEREKQIAYRVLQGKTHKTVAYELEISINTFKTHMKNIYNKYGVSSKIELSNKLKGNVIRSTDI, encoded by the coding sequence ATGACAATTAATCAAATTGAGTTGTTGGAAAAAGTCATATTTATACAATCTTGTGTGATTGAGGGACGTGATATTAAAGCTGTTTTACGCAAAGAAACTTCTATATTTAAAAAAAAGAGTGGTGCAGAAGTCATTGCTTTTTGTCTTGAAAATGGTAAGTACGTCAATATTGAATTAGTGCTAGAAGAGAGTAAGAAATTTCTTTCTTTAATAAGAAAGTATAAACTTAGGTCAAAAGACATGATATTAAATAAGTTTATAGAGCAGTGTAGTTTAAAATTTGGTTCTTCTAGAGAATATATTAAGATAGAGTCTATTTATGAGATTTTTGAATCTACCTTATCAAAGTCAAAATCATATGAATTTGAAAAAGAGATGAACTTTAAAGAAGCACGTATCTTTCCATTACGTAATAGAATTGGAAAGAAAGTAGGCTTTGTTATTTATTTTTTTTGTAATGATTCAATAATGATATATGAAAATTTACCAGACGTGACAAAGGCTTTTGAAACTTTAATTCGCCCTTTTTATGATAGTAAAGTTCGTACTCTTCATTCTAAATGTATTCAAGCAGATAAGCAAATGGATCTTTTAACTGAAAGAGAGAAGCAAATAGCATATCGTGTTTTACAAGGAAAAACACATAAAACTGTAGCTTACGAACTAGAAATATCAATTAATACATTTAAAACACACATGAAGAATATTTACAATAAATACGGTGTGAGTTCCAAGATAGAGTTAAGTAATAAGTTAAAAGGAAATGTTATTAGAAGTACTGATATTTAA